Proteins encoded by one window of Primulina huaijiensis isolate GDHJ02 chromosome 1, ASM1229523v2, whole genome shotgun sequence:
- the LOC140991336 gene encoding uncharacterized protein, whose amino-acid sequence MPEYDGSDRRTASGAGVTTTSVHVTALDGLVNVNSLFTVAIFVGLSLTTPGQHSLENPSACDAGLEVVKKLLVFEVVSFSFFLFSSLVAQGLKLAINLLNSKDVDEVFRAHINLKVLRFGMLASAIGSVMGCLFLMLSMVSVIEIRLGMLSCGSKSTVQAVTALIVLVTSALMVYISTAVYAFLH is encoded by the exons ATGCCGGA GTATGATGGATCTGACAGAAGAACGGCCTCCGGAGCAGGCGTCACCACCACCAGCGTCCATGTCACTGCTCTCGACGGACTTGTTAATGTTAACTCTCTCTTCACCGTCGCGATCTTTGTGGGCCTTTCCCTGACTACTCCAGGGCAGCACAGCCTTGAAAACCCTTCTGCCTGCGACGCCGGTCTTGAAGTAGTCAAGAAACTCCTTGTTTTCGAGGTTGTCTCCTTCAGcttctttcttttctcttctcTGGTGGCACAGGGTCTGAAGCTGGCGATCAATCTACTGAACAGTAAAGATGTGGATGAAGTGTTCAGAGCCCACATCAATTTGAAGGTTCTGAGATTTGGAATGTTGGCTTCCGCCATTGGTTCAGTAATGGGGTGCTTGTTTTTGATGCTGTCCATGGTTAGTGTGATTGAGATAAGATTGGGAATGCTGTCCTGTGGGAGCAAGTCTACGGTTCAAGCTGTTACGGCTTTAATTGTTCTGGTGACCTCTGCTCTCATGGTTTACATTTCAACTGCTGTTTATGCTTTTCTACATTGA